One region of Sandaracinaceae bacterium genomic DNA includes:
- the guaB gene encoding IMP dehydrogenase, translated as MPVTEDNQTSAFREALTFDDVLLEPGYADFLPKDADVSTRLTRGLELRIPIVSSAMDTVTEWRTAVIMAREGGIGIIHKNLTAEEQATQVLKVKRAESGMIVDPITVRPDQPLAQALEIMRQHEISGLPVVQDGKPVGILTSRDVRFETNLDQPVMSLMTRELITVSPGVETHAAKVLLHKHRIEKLLVVGDNGELVGLITIKDLLQAERYPHAIKDSFGRLRVGAATGVGADSLHRIKLLAEAGVDVIVIDTAHGHSKGVIDAVRATKKAYPHIELVAGNVATAAATLALIEAGADAVKVGIGPGSICTTRVVAGIGMPQVTAIRDCAAVGRKHGVPIIADGGIKYSGDVVKAIACGASTVMIGSLFAGTDEAPGELVLFQGRTFKSYRGMGSVGAMRRGSADRYSQGDVLEAEKLVPEGIEGRVPYAGPLGSVVYQLVGGLRAGMGYTGCNTIEKLQSQSRFIRMTGAGLKESHVHDVVVTEEAPNYRRG; from the coding sequence ATGCCGGTGACCGAAGACAACCAGACAAGCGCGTTCCGAGAGGCCCTCACCTTCGATGACGTGCTGCTCGAGCCAGGCTACGCGGACTTCCTGCCGAAGGACGCCGACGTCAGCACGCGGCTCACGCGTGGCCTCGAGCTGCGCATCCCCATCGTGTCGAGCGCCATGGACACCGTCACGGAGTGGCGAACCGCGGTCATCATGGCCCGCGAGGGCGGCATCGGCATCATCCACAAGAACCTGACGGCCGAAGAGCAGGCCACCCAGGTGCTGAAGGTGAAGCGCGCCGAGAGCGGCATGATCGTGGACCCCATCACGGTGCGTCCGGACCAGCCGCTGGCGCAGGCGCTCGAGATCATGCGGCAGCACGAGATCTCCGGCCTCCCGGTGGTGCAGGACGGCAAGCCGGTGGGCATCCTCACCAGCCGCGACGTGCGCTTCGAGACCAACCTCGACCAGCCCGTCATGAGCCTGATGACGCGCGAGCTCATCACCGTTTCGCCCGGCGTGGAGACGCACGCGGCCAAGGTGCTGCTGCACAAGCACCGCATCGAGAAGCTGCTGGTGGTGGGCGACAACGGCGAGCTGGTGGGCCTCATCACCATCAAGGACCTGCTCCAGGCCGAGCGCTACCCGCACGCCATCAAGGACAGCTTCGGGCGCTTGCGCGTGGGCGCCGCCACGGGCGTGGGCGCCGACAGCCTGCACCGCATCAAGCTGCTGGCCGAGGCGGGCGTGGACGTCATCGTCATCGACACGGCGCACGGTCACAGCAAGGGCGTCATCGACGCCGTGCGCGCCACCAAGAAGGCCTACCCGCACATCGAGCTGGTGGCCGGCAACGTGGCCACCGCGGCGGCCACGCTCGCGCTCATCGAGGCCGGGGCAGACGCCGTCAAGGTGGGCATCGGGCCCGGCTCCATCTGCACCACGCGCGTGGTGGCGGGCATCGGCATGCCGCAGGTCACCGCCATCCGCGACTGCGCGGCGGTGGGCCGCAAGCACGGCGTGCCCATCATCGCCGACGGCGGCATCAAGTACAGCGGCGACGTGGTGAAGGCCATCGCGTGCGGCGCCAGCACCGTCATGATCGGCTCGCTCTTCGCGGGCACGGACGAGGCGCCGGGCGAGCTGGTGCTCTTCCAGGGCCGCACCTTCAAGAGCTATCGCGGCATGGGCTCGGTGGGCGCCATGCGCCGTGGCTCGGCCGACCGCTACTCGCAGGGCGACGTGCTCGAAGCCGAGAAGCTGGTGCCGGAGGGCATCGAGGGCCGCGTGCCGTACGCCGGCCCGCTCGGCTCCGTGGTCTATCAGCTGGTGGGCGGCCTGCGCGCCGGCATGGGCTACACCGGCTGCAACACCATCGAGAAGCTGCAGTCGCAGTCGCGCTTCATCCGGATGACCGGGGCCGGGCTCAAGGAGAGTCACGTGCACGACGTGGTCGTCACGGAAGAGGCCCCCAACTACCGGCGGGGATAG
- a CDS encoding ParA family protein: MVCQQRLLAGVEETVDRSLEEAPPGCVCDVCQANFVLEYPFQASVADGERRYYCSTECRAAEAERRQTGSGLIAPARGVRRIAVFNHKGGTGKTTTSVNLAAGLAEAGYNVLLVDADGQGNVGASLGIRGEKTLYHVLVHGLPPEDAAIPVRKGLDVITSNETLAAAELHLAQRSGRDRVLRERLGTLGDSYDVVVLDCAPALSLMNQNALVYADSVIVPVSCDYLSLVGVKQVLKTLRNVRELLKHEVDIVGVLPTFYDSRNRVARDAVEALRKHFGDKCLPPIRVNTRLREAPTARQSIFEYDPECHGATDYRQLVQHVMSAAQRPAQAGSQAHTGMAQSA, encoded by the coding sequence ATGGTGTGTCAGCAGCGCTTGCTGGCGGGCGTGGAAGAGACCGTCGATCGCAGCCTCGAGGAGGCTCCGCCCGGGTGCGTCTGCGACGTGTGCCAGGCGAACTTCGTGCTCGAGTATCCATTCCAGGCGAGCGTGGCGGATGGGGAGCGGCGCTACTACTGCTCCACCGAGTGCCGCGCGGCCGAGGCCGAGAGGCGGCAGACGGGCAGTGGGCTGATTGCTCCCGCGCGTGGGGTGCGGCGCATTGCCGTGTTCAACCACAAGGGCGGGACGGGGAAGACCACCACGTCGGTGAACCTCGCGGCCGGCTTGGCCGAGGCTGGCTACAACGTGCTGTTGGTGGACGCCGACGGGCAGGGAAACGTGGGCGCTTCGCTGGGCATCCGCGGTGAGAAGACGCTCTATCACGTGCTGGTGCACGGGCTCCCGCCGGAAGACGCGGCCATCCCGGTGCGCAAGGGGCTCGACGTGATCACGTCGAACGAGACGCTGGCCGCGGCCGAGCTGCACCTGGCGCAGCGCAGCGGGCGTGACCGTGTGCTGCGCGAGCGGCTCGGCACGCTGGGCGACTCCTATGACGTGGTGGTGCTGGACTGTGCGCCGGCGCTGTCGCTCATGAACCAGAACGCGCTGGTCTACGCGGACAGCGTGATCGTGCCCGTGTCCTGCGACTACCTGTCGCTGGTGGGCGTGAAGCAGGTGCTCAAGACGCTGCGCAACGTGCGCGAGCTGCTCAAGCACGAGGTGGACATCGTGGGGGTGCTGCCCACGTTCTACGACAGCCGCAACCGCGTGGCGCGCGACGCCGTGGAGGCCCTGCGCAAGCACTTCGGCGACAAGTGCCTGCCGCCCATCCGCGTGAACACCCGCCTGCGCGAGGCGCCCACGGCGCGTCAGAGCATCTTCGAGTACGACCCCGAGTGCCACGGCGCGACGGACTACCGCCAGCTGGTCCAGCACGTCATGTCGGCGGCGCAGCGCCCCGCGCAGGCTGGCTCACAGGCCCACACCGGGATGGCCCAGTCGGCCTGA
- the thiD gene encoding bifunctional hydroxymethylpyrimidine kinase/phosphomethylpyrimidine kinase: protein MQHPVALTIAGSDPSGGAGAQADLKTFHQHGVYGAAAISLITVQNTRGCDDVVVLDAGLVRAQIEAVLLDLPVAVLKTGALGSAENVSAVANVLRGRDLPLVVDPVRVATVGTQTGLLRDEAREVVLRELAPLATLLTPNMREAAWLTGRDVESLPQMRDAAHALIDLGARAVLVKGGHLAFTSDHPAIDVLVLDGSLHELHADRVATPAGHGTGCSLASAIAARLALGETLEDAVILGKEWVRRALVSAPPLGGGAWPIDHFAPVPPSKRAR, encoded by the coding sequence ATGCAGCACCCCGTCGCCCTGACCATCGCGGGCTCCGACCCCTCGGGCGGCGCGGGCGCCCAAGCCGACCTCAAGACCTTTCACCAGCACGGCGTGTACGGCGCCGCGGCCATCAGCCTGATCACCGTGCAGAACACGCGCGGCTGCGACGACGTGGTGGTGCTGGATGCGGGCCTGGTGCGCGCGCAGATCGAGGCGGTGCTGCTGGACCTGCCCGTGGCCGTGCTGAAGACGGGCGCGCTGGGCTCTGCCGAGAACGTGAGCGCCGTGGCCAACGTGCTGCGCGGGCGCGACCTGCCGCTGGTGGTGGACCCGGTGCGCGTGGCCACGGTGGGCACCCAGACCGGGCTGCTGCGTGATGAAGCGCGCGAGGTGGTGCTGCGCGAGCTCGCCCCGCTCGCCACGCTGCTGACCCCGAACATGCGGGAAGCGGCCTGGCTCACCGGCCGTGACGTGGAGTCGCTGCCCCAGATGCGCGACGCGGCGCACGCCCTGATCGACCTCGGCGCGCGGGCCGTGCTGGTGAAGGGTGGGCACCTGGCGTTCACGTCGGACCACCCCGCCATCGACGTGCTGGTGCTCGACGGATCGCTGCACGAGCTGCACGCGGACCGGGTGGCCACTCCCGCCGGGCACGGCACCGGCTGCTCGCTGGCCAGCGCGATCGCGGCGCGGCTCGCGCTGGGCGAGACGCTGGAAGACGCTGTGATTCTGGGCAAAGAGTGGGTGCGACGCGCGCTGGTCTCGGCCCCCCCGCTGGGAGGCGGCGCCTGGCCCATCGACCACTTTGCGCCCGTGCCCCCCAGCAAGCGCGCGCGCTGA
- a CDS encoding serine/threonine-protein phosphatase: protein MQASGLSHIGRRPNNEDSYRIEPELGLFLVADGMGGYEGGEIASRLVVDTLTDFFARNRPDAALADGTDAESERDADSTPPEQRMALAIRMAHREVQQEAKGRLREMGSTLAALQAHGGKVLIAHVGDSRVYRIRNGHIEQLTRDHSLTADLEAAGCENMLAHLPPHYRHMVTRCIAANANAQPDFRVLETQPGDTYVLCSDGVHDVLGGDAILDAVHNAGCAEASERVVARAFAEGTQDNITVVVVRF from the coding sequence GTGCAAGCATCCGGACTCTCCCACATCGGTCGTCGCCCCAACAACGAAGACAGCTACCGCATCGAGCCGGAGCTGGGGCTCTTCCTCGTCGCCGACGGCATGGGTGGCTATGAGGGTGGCGAGATCGCTAGCCGCTTGGTGGTGGACACACTGACCGACTTCTTCGCCCGGAACCGGCCCGACGCCGCCTTGGCCGACGGCACGGATGCCGAGAGCGAGCGCGACGCCGACAGCACGCCCCCCGAGCAGCGCATGGCGCTGGCCATCCGCATGGCCCACCGCGAGGTCCAGCAGGAGGCCAAGGGGCGCCTGCGCGAGATGGGGTCCACGCTGGCCGCGCTCCAGGCTCACGGCGGGAAGGTGCTCATCGCGCACGTCGGCGACAGCCGCGTCTACCGCATTCGCAACGGCCACATCGAGCAGCTCACGCGCGACCACTCCCTGACGGCGGACCTCGAGGCCGCGGGCTGCGAGAACATGCTGGCGCACCTGCCGCCGCACTACCGGCACATGGTCACGCGCTGCATCGCCGCCAACGCCAACGCGCAGCCCGACTTCCGCGTGCTCGAGACTCAGCCGGGCGACACCTACGTGCTGTGCAGCGACGGCGTGCACGACGTGCTGGGCGGCGACGCGATCTTGGACGCGGTGCACAACGCAGGCTGCGCCGAGGCCAGCGAGCGCGTGGTGGCGCGCGCCTTCGCCGAGGGCACGCAGGACAACATCACGGTGGTGGTCGTCCGCTTCTGA
- a CDS encoding type IIA DNA topoisomerase subunit B — protein sequence MSYSADQIEVLEGLEPVRKRPAMYIGGTDRNGYHHLLWEIVDNSVDEAINGHASRIEVTIDADWKGARVSDNGRGIPVDKHPKFKKSALELILCTLHAGGKFGGKGYQVSGGLHGVGSSVVNALSERLEATIWRDGAEYQQAYERGVPQAPVKKTGESRKKGTEIYFKPDVQIFGKSGQFEPERIRERLEATSYLHRGLKIVLRFEKGGEREEFHHPNGIADFLTKLVAQRQKPPIHPVAFTFERAGEPRVEVALQWTEGTDELIKTYANGIPTPNGGTHESGFKQAVNKAIRGYMDAHNIAPKGLKIVSEDIREGVVALVSAYVTDPQFQGQTKDRLNNAEVAAPIENAVRTALEQWLHDNSSAAESIVARIIISARARQASRAASAQVSRKTAVSHRLNLPGKLSDCGSTDPAECELFLVEGDSAGGNAKAARDRRTQAILPLRGKVLNAERATDAQVLANKELQNIVSALGTGIGKHFDVTKLRYNRVFLLMDADSDGHHIATLLLTFFYRKMPGLIRNGHVFLAQPPLFRIDAGKETYWALDEKQRDTILRGLPRNVKPDISRFKGLGEMPANDLKMTTLDRRHRRALRVTIEDALEAELVISQLMGKEPQARYEFIMDRAKQADADDLDL from the coding sequence ATGAGCTACTCGGCAGATCAGATTGAAGTCCTCGAGGGGCTCGAGCCGGTGCGCAAGCGCCCGGCCATGTACATCGGCGGCACGGACCGCAACGGCTACCACCACCTCCTCTGGGAGATCGTGGACAACTCGGTGGACGAGGCCATCAACGGGCACGCGTCGCGCATCGAGGTGACCATCGACGCCGACTGGAAGGGCGCGCGCGTCTCGGACAACGGGCGCGGCATCCCGGTGGACAAGCACCCCAAGTTCAAGAAGAGCGCGCTCGAGCTCATCCTCTGCACGCTGCACGCGGGCGGCAAGTTCGGCGGCAAGGGCTACCAGGTGTCCGGCGGCCTCCACGGCGTGGGCTCGTCGGTGGTCAACGCGCTGAGCGAGCGCTTGGAAGCCACCATCTGGCGCGACGGGGCCGAGTACCAGCAGGCCTACGAGCGCGGCGTGCCGCAGGCGCCCGTGAAGAAGACCGGCGAGTCGCGCAAGAAGGGCACCGAGATCTACTTCAAGCCCGACGTGCAGATCTTCGGCAAGAGCGGGCAGTTCGAGCCCGAGCGCATCCGTGAGCGCCTCGAGGCCACCAGCTACCTGCACCGTGGGCTCAAGATCGTGCTGCGCTTCGAGAAGGGCGGCGAGCGCGAGGAGTTCCACCACCCCAACGGCATCGCGGACTTCCTCACCAAGCTGGTGGCGCAGCGGCAGAAGCCGCCCATCCACCCCGTGGCCTTCACCTTCGAGCGCGCCGGCGAGCCGCGCGTGGAGGTGGCGCTGCAGTGGACCGAGGGCACCGACGAGCTGATCAAGACGTACGCCAACGGCATCCCCACGCCCAACGGCGGCACGCACGAGAGCGGCTTCAAGCAGGCGGTCAACAAGGCCATCCGCGGCTACATGGACGCGCACAACATCGCGCCCAAGGGCCTCAAGATCGTGTCCGAGGACATCCGCGAGGGCGTGGTGGCGCTGGTGAGCGCCTACGTGACCGACCCGCAGTTCCAGGGGCAGACCAAGGACCGCCTGAACAACGCGGAGGTGGCGGCGCCCATCGAGAACGCCGTGCGCACCGCGCTCGAGCAGTGGCTGCACGACAACTCGTCGGCGGCCGAGTCCATCGTGGCGCGCATCATCATCTCGGCGCGCGCCCGTCAGGCCAGCCGCGCGGCCAGCGCGCAGGTCAGCCGCAAGACGGCCGTCAGCCACCGCCTCAACCTGCCCGGCAAGCTGAGCGACTGCGGCAGCACGGACCCGGCCGAGTGCGAGCTGTTCCTGGTGGAGGGTGACTCGGCCGGTGGCAACGCCAAGGCCGCCCGTGACCGCCGCACGCAGGCCATCCTGCCGCTGCGCGGCAAGGTGCTCAACGCCGAGCGCGCCACCGACGCGCAGGTGCTGGCCAACAAAGAGCTCCAGAACATCGTCAGCGCGCTGGGCACCGGCATCGGCAAGCACTTCGACGTGACCAAGCTGCGCTACAACCGCGTCTTCCTGCTCATGGACGCCGACAGCGACGGGCACCACATCGCCACGCTGCTGCTCACGTTCTTCTACCGGAAGATGCCGGGGCTCATTCGCAACGGGCACGTGTTCCTGGCGCAGCCACCCTTGTTCCGCATCGACGCGGGCAAGGAGACGTACTGGGCGCTGGACGAGAAGCAGCGCGACACCATCCTCCGGGGCCTGCCGCGCAACGTGAAGCCCGACATCAGCCGCTTCAAGGGTCTCGGTGAGATGCCCGCGAACGACCTGAAGATGACCACGCTCGACCGGCGCCACCGGCGCGCGCTGCGGGTGACCATCGAGGACGCGCTCGAGGCGGAGCTGGTGATCAGCCAGCTGATGGGGAAGGAGCCGCAGGCTCGGTACGAGTTCATCATGGACCGCGCCAAACAGGCGGACGCGGACGACCTCGACCTTTGA
- the argA gene encoding amino-acid N-acetyltransferase, whose translation MPAPSEAFVHWFRSSAPYIHAHRGRTFVIVFGGELLTSRGARDFIHDVALLQSLGIRVVLVAGARPQIDAALARRGAEPLYVAGMRVTDAVALSCVKEAAGTIFVELEALFSTSLPNSPMAGARVRVASGNFVTARPVGVIDGVDYEHSGLVRKIDAEAIGQRLDDGAVVLLSSIGYSLTGDAFNVSTPDVASAAAVALRADKIICLTEGKPLTDGRGNALNEISPAEAEAIATSGRRLGRDVRRHLEAAATAVRRGVRRGHLIERTANGALLRELFTRDGVGTLVTGEAFEDVRQARRADVGGIHALIEPLEQRGVLIRRSREMLEDDIDHFTVIERDGMIVACAALYPYAEKKMAELACVAVHDEYRHTGRGEDLLAFVERRCRDQGLARIFVLTTQTAHWFLERGFVPAQKSDLPALKRAKVDPGRGSKVFIKTLPRGDA comes from the coding sequence ATGCCTGCCCCGAGCGAAGCCTTCGTCCACTGGTTCCGGTCGTCGGCGCCGTACATCCACGCGCACCGCGGCCGCACCTTCGTCATCGTCTTCGGTGGCGAGCTGCTCACGTCGCGCGGCGCGCGCGACTTCATCCACGACGTGGCGCTGCTGCAGAGCCTTGGCATCCGGGTGGTGCTGGTCGCGGGTGCGCGCCCACAGATTGACGCCGCGCTGGCTCGCCGTGGGGCCGAGCCGCTGTACGTGGCGGGCATGCGCGTCACGGACGCCGTGGCGCTCTCGTGCGTGAAAGAGGCGGCGGGCACCATCTTCGTGGAGCTCGAGGCCCTGTTCTCCACCAGCTTGCCCAACTCGCCCATGGCGGGGGCGCGCGTGCGTGTGGCGTCCGGCAACTTCGTCACGGCGCGGCCCGTGGGCGTCATCGACGGCGTGGACTACGAGCACAGTGGCCTCGTCCGGAAGATTGACGCGGAGGCCATCGGCCAGCGCCTGGACGACGGCGCGGTGGTGCTGCTCAGCAGCATCGGCTACTCGCTCACCGGCGACGCGTTCAACGTGAGCACCCCGGACGTGGCCTCGGCGGCGGCGGTGGCGCTGCGGGCGGACAAGATCATCTGCCTGACCGAGGGCAAGCCGCTCACCGACGGGCGCGGCAACGCCCTCAACGAGATCTCCCCGGCGGAGGCCGAGGCCATCGCGACGAGCGGGCGGCGCCTGGGGCGCGACGTGCGGCGCCACCTCGAAGCGGCGGCCACCGCCGTGCGGCGTGGTGTGCGGCGCGGTCACCTGATCGAGCGCACCGCCAACGGCGCGCTGCTGCGCGAGCTGTTCACGCGCGATGGCGTGGGCACGCTGGTGACGGGCGAGGCCTTCGAAGACGTGCGCCAGGCGCGGCGCGCCGACGTGGGCGGCATCCACGCCCTGATCGAGCCTCTCGAGCAGCGCGGCGTGCTCATCCGCCGCTCGCGCGAAATGCTGGAAGACGACATCGACCACTTCACCGTGATCGAGCGCGACGGAATGATCGTGGCGTGCGCCGCGCTCTACCCCTACGCCGAGAAGAAGATGGCGGAGCTGGCCTGCGTGGCCGTGCACGACGAGTACCGGCACACCGGCCGCGGGGAGGACCTGCTGGCCTTCGTGGAGCGGCGCTGCCGCGACCAGGGCCTGGCGCGCATCTTCGTGCTCACCACGCAGACGGCGCATTGGTTCCTCGAGCGTGGCTTCGTGCCGGCGCAGAAGTCGGACCTGCCCGCGCTGAAGCGCGCCAAGGTGGACCCGGGCCGCGGCTCGAAGGTGTTCATCAAGACGCTGCCGCGCGGCGACGCGTGA